From Kiritimatiellales bacterium, a single genomic window includes:
- a CDS encoding integrase core domain-containing protein, with translation LFRAHAFEPACARNNVDHRLTQPNHPWTNGQVERMNRTLKEATVKRYHYGTHDQLKEHIQTFLMACHFAKRLKALRGLTPYEYLCKLWTSDPDRFKFDPFQHTGGTKHLDRMSRFFLILP, from the coding sequence GTCTTTTTCGCGCACATGCCTTTGAACCGGCTTGCGCCCGAAACAATGTAGATCACCGACTGACCCAACCCAACCATCCCTGGACCAACGGACAGGTTGAGCGGATGAACCGAACATTGAAAGAGGCCACGGTGAAGCGTTATCACTATGGAACCCATGATCAGCTGAAAGAACACATACAGACCTTTTTGATGGCCTGTCACTTTGCCAAACGGCTCAAAGCATTACGCGGTCTTACGCCATACGAATATCTCTGCAAACTCTGGACTTCTGATCCAGATCGCTTTAAATTTGATCCGTTCCAGCACACTGGTGGGACTAAACATCTAGACAGGATGTCCAGATTCTTTTTAATTCTTCCATGA
- a CDS encoding Asp23/Gls24 family envelope stress response protein, translating to MSNESAINYPIPEEKGENGLGSVRIHNNVISVIAAEAAARVPGVVELSGTLVDELADMIGKKSRDRGIRVAVESENSIVIELTVVLEFGINIPDTCAKLQTEVKDAVENMTGKNVQSVNISVQSIRRSGKTEA from the coding sequence ATGAGTAACGAAAGCGCAATTAATTATCCGATCCCTGAAGAGAAGGGCGAAAACGGACTTGGTTCCGTGCGGATTCATAATAATGTAATCTCTGTTATTGCTGCCGAAGCGGCGGCGCGAGTGCCCGGTGTGGTTGAACTTTCCGGTACGCTGGTGGATGAGCTCGCCGATATGATTGGCAAGAAAAGCCGTGATCGCGGAATCCGCGTTGCCGTTGAATCCGAAAACAGCATTGTAATTGAGCTGACGGTCGTACTTGAATTCGGCATCAATATCCCGGATACCTGTGCAAAACTGCAGACCGAGGTGAAAGATGCGGTGGAAAATATGACCGGCAAAAATGTTCAGTCTGTAAATATTTCTGTGCAGAGTATCCGCCGTTCCGGCAAAACAGAGGCGTAA
- the amaP gene encoding alkaline shock response membrane anchor protein AmaP has translation MKKLLHGLSIILLVLLPLMFGGVIVYGSLFQRIDEILSPVRDSKLTGIMTGLILILIALLYLFTLGKRRPKVKSISFESDAGAVSISVNAVRDFIRKTGEEFSAVEHIDPKLRADKENIGIDLDVKIKAGSRIPELSQVLQTRVRESLRDGLGITDVSDIKVRVQEIVGDIPVPHGEEN, from the coding sequence ATGAAAAAACTTTTGCATGGATTAAGTATTATTCTGCTGGTGCTGCTGCCGCTGATGTTCGGCGGTGTAATTGTGTACGGCAGCCTGTTCCAAAGAATTGACGAAATTCTCTCGCCGGTTCGCGATTCAAAACTGACCGGCATCATGACGGGGCTGATTCTGATTCTGATTGCACTGCTTTATCTGTTCACGCTCGGCAAGCGCCGTCCGAAAGTAAAATCCATTTCGTTTGAATCGGACGCCGGTGCTGTTTCTATCAGCGTGAACGCGGTGCGCGATTTTATTCGCAAAACCGGCGAAGAATTCAGCGCCGTGGAGCATATCGATCCAAAACTACGGGCCGACAAAGAAAACATCGGCATCGACCTGGACGTGAAGATAAAAGCCGGTTCGCGAATTCCCGAACTGTCGCAGGTGCTTCAAACCCGTGTACGCGAGAGTCTGCGCGACGGACTTGGCATCACAGATGTCAGTGATATCAAGGTACGCGTTCAGGAGATTGTCGGTGATATCCCTGTACCGCACGGAGAAGAAAATTAA
- a CDS encoding PfkB family carbohydrate kinase: MRSKSPQLVIVGSIGIDTIETPHARREEILGGSVSYACMAASFFTRPGMVGVVGTDFPAEYRTAWKKAGIDLAGLQTEQGRTFRWSGVYEQNMDSRSTLSTELNVFENFSPEIPDSYRAAPYLLLANIAPELQLHVLDQMTAPEFILLDTMDLWINSARPKLLEVIARCTMLTVNESEARLLADTNSLLTAAQRLLKLGPHYVLIKKGSAGSMLVSDNGIFLLHAFPPEMVKDPTGAGDTFAGGLMGALAEAGKIDEKSIRQAMAYGSVIAAFGVEEFSQQRLEEINRRQIDQRMDLFKSMVAL; this comes from the coding sequence GTGAGAAGCAAATCGCCGCAACTCGTTATCGTTGGTTCAATCGGCATCGACACCATTGAAACTCCGCACGCAAGACGTGAGGAGATTCTCGGCGGCTCTGTCAGTTATGCCTGTATGGCCGCCTCCTTTTTTACGCGCCCCGGTATGGTCGGCGTGGTCGGTACTGATTTTCCAGCAGAGTATCGCACCGCATGGAAAAAAGCGGGTATTGATCTCGCCGGACTGCAAACTGAGCAAGGCCGCACATTCCGGTGGAGCGGTGTGTATGAACAGAATATGGACAGTCGCAGCACACTGTCCACCGAGTTGAATGTATTTGAAAATTTTTCGCCGGAAATTCCGGATTCATACCGCGCGGCGCCCTATCTTCTTCTTGCCAATATTGCGCCGGAATTACAGTTGCACGTCCTTGATCAGATGACTGCACCGGAATTCATCCTGCTCGATACGATGGACTTATGGATCAATAGTGCGCGCCCGAAATTGCTCGAAGTCATTGCGCGCTGCACCATGCTCACCGTCAATGAATCCGAAGCACGTCTGCTTGCGGATACAAATTCACTGCTCACTGCCGCGCAGCGGCTGCTCAAGCTCGGTCCGCATTATGTGTTGATTAAAAAAGGCTCCGCCGGCAGTATGCTTGTGTCTGATAACGGAATTTTTCTACTGCATGCGTTTCCTCCTGAAATGGTGAAAGATCCCACCGGCGCCGGTGATACGTTTGCCGGCGGATTGATGGGTGCACTTGCTGAAGCCGGTAAAATTGATGAAAAATCCATTCGCCAGGCGATGGCATACGGTAGCGTTATCGCAGCGTTCGGCGTCGAGGAATTCAGTCAGCAGCGTCTTGAGGAGATTAACCGCCGGCAAATTGACCAGCGCATGGATTTGTTCAAATCAATGGTAGCGCTTTAA
- a CDS encoding 2-C-methyl-D-erythritol 4-phosphate cytidylyltransferase, protein MATWAIVLACGKEQEISPGTDVAFLALGSRPILSRSLQILEQNSEIAGIVVVVKKDRIDTTLHLIRSFGCRKISAIVAGGSVRLTNLKNAYAQVPDSATLVVVHDASRPFVTDQIVTDSVKAAKRYGAAVTAARSVDAVKFAARGQKAEKDIDRNSIWLVQTPQAFKRPVFEKILKSKERLKDDESALLGKTKQPIHLVAATAGNMKIRSAEDLTVASAILSASRKDLL, encoded by the coding sequence ATGGCAACGTGGGCAATCGTTCTGGCATGTGGTAAAGAGCAGGAAATCAGTCCGGGCACGGACGTTGCATTCCTTGCCCTCGGTTCACGTCCCATCCTCTCCCGGTCACTGCAGATTCTTGAGCAAAATTCAGAGATTGCCGGCATTGTTGTCGTTGTCAAAAAAGACCGCATTGATACCACCCTCCACTTAATACGCTCTTTTGGCTGCCGTAAAATTTCTGCTATTGTCGCCGGCGGGTCGGTGCGTTTAACGAATCTGAAAAACGCTTACGCTCAGGTGCCGGATAGTGCCACCCTTGTTGTCGTACACGATGCATCGCGCCCGTTTGTCACCGATCAAATCGTTACGGATAGCGTCAAGGCCGCCAAACGGTACGGCGCTGCCGTCACTGCTGCGCGCAGCGTTGACGCTGTAAAATTTGCTGCTAGAGGACAGAAAGCCGAAAAAGACATTGATCGTAACTCTATCTGGCTCGTCCAGACGCCGCAGGCATTCAAGCGTCCGGTTTTTGAAAAAATATTGAAAAGTAAAGAGAGGCTCAAAGACGATGAATCTGCGCTGCTCGGAAAAACAAAGCAGCCAATTCATCTCGTTGCCGCCACTGCCGGTAACATGAAAATCCGCTCAGCTGAAGACCTTACCGTCGCTTCCGCCATTCTCAGTGCTTCCCGCAAAGATCTTCTCTAG
- the ilvC gene encoding ketol-acid reductoisomerase, with protein sequence MGQNYFNSLPFRRQLQELGTCRFMDASEFSKGCEYAKGRKIVIIGAGAQGLNQGLNMRDSGLDVSYTLRDSAIHEKRQSWKNVTENGFKVGTYQEMLPAADIIMNLTPDKQHTAVVEAVMPLMKKGATFCYAHGFNIVEEGTDFRPDLTVIMVAPKSPGSEVREEYKRGFGVPTLIAVHKENDPNGDGLEIAKALASAQGGDRAGVLESSFVAEVKSDLMGEQTILCGMLQAGSLLCFDKMIEQKIDAGYAAKLIQYGWETVTEALKQGGITNMMDRLSNPAKIKAFDLSEELKDIMRPLFEKHMDDILTGEFSRIMMEDWANGDKNLLTWREETAKTAFEKTAAGDMAISEQEYFDHGILMIAMVKAGVELAFETMVEAGIEPESAYYESLHETPLIANTIARKKLYEMNRIISDTAEYGCYLFAHACVPLLRDFMQDIDTTVIGKGLNAKDNSADNRLLVRVNAAIREHFIEEVGAELRASMTAMKSLGR encoded by the coding sequence ATGGGTCAAAACTATTTTAATTCACTGCCGTTTCGGCGTCAGCTGCAGGAGCTTGGAACCTGCCGGTTTATGGACGCATCCGAATTTTCTAAGGGCTGCGAATATGCTAAAGGCAGGAAGATCGTAATTATCGGCGCCGGCGCGCAGGGGCTGAATCAGGGACTGAATATGCGCGACAGCGGCCTGGATGTTTCCTATACACTGCGTGATTCTGCCATTCATGAAAAACGGCAGTCCTGGAAAAATGTGACAGAAAACGGGTTCAAGGTCGGAACCTATCAGGAAATGCTGCCGGCTGCTGACATCATCATGAACCTCACGCCGGACAAACAGCATACGGCGGTGGTTGAAGCAGTGATGCCGCTGATGAAAAAAGGTGCCACGTTTTGTTATGCACACGGTTTTAATATTGTTGAAGAAGGGACGGATTTCCGTCCGGATCTCACAGTGATTATGGTCGCACCGAAATCTCCGGGCTCCGAAGTTCGTGAAGAATACAAACGCGGTTTCGGTGTTCCGACGCTGATCGCGGTACATAAAGAAAACGATCCAAACGGCGACGGCCTTGAAATCGCTAAAGCGCTCGCATCGGCACAGGGCGGCGATCGCGCCGGCGTGCTGGAATCGTCTTTCGTTGCCGAAGTGAAGTCCGACCTGATGGGTGAGCAGACCATTCTTTGCGGTATGCTGCAGGCCGGTTCATTACTGTGTTTTGATAAAATGATCGAGCAGAAAATCGACGCCGGTTACGCCGCAAAACTGATTCAATACGGCTGGGAAACGGTAACGGAAGCACTGAAACAGGGCGGCATTACCAATATGATGGACCGCCTCAGCAATCCGGCAAAAATCAAAGCATTCGATCTTTCAGAAGAGCTGAAAGATATAATGCGTCCGCTGTTTGAAAAGCATATGGATGATATTCTCACCGGCGAGTTTTCGCGCATAATGATGGAAGACTGGGCGAATGGTGATAAAAATCTGCTCACCTGGCGTGAAGAAACCGCAAAAACCGCATTCGAAAAAACTGCTGCCGGAGATATGGCCATCAGCGAACAGGAATATTTTGATCATGGAATTCTGATGATCGCCATGGTTAAAGCGGGCGTTGAACTGGCATTCGAAACAATGGTTGAAGCCGGAATTGAGCCGGAATCCGCCTATTACGAATCGCTGCACGAAACACCGCTGATTGCCAATACGATCGCACGCAAAAAATTGTACGAAATGAACCGTATCATTTCCGACACCGCCGAATACGGCTGTTATTTGTTTGCACATGCCTGTGTGCCGCTGCTCAGGGATTTCATGCAAGACATCGACACAACGGTAATCGGTAAAGGTCTGAACGCTAAAGATAACAGTGCCGACAACCGCCTGCTCGTTCGGGTTAACGCCGCGATTCGCGAGCACTTTATTGAAGAAGTCGGCGCTGAACTGCGCGCTTCAATGACAGCAATGAAATCGCTGGGACGATAA
- the acnA gene encoding aconitate hydratase AcnA, protein MNKEFFLKELSSGVFYYSLPELEKQGGYDFSRLPFVIKILLESLLRMQGHPAYTPQHIDSLAKWSPGAVQEELPFMPARVLLQDFTGVPCVVDLAALRSAMQRAGKNPAQIEPQVPVDLVVDHSVQLDAAGCAAALEINEKREFERNVERYRFLKWGQNAFHTLRVLPPGLGICHQINMEYLATCVAKEGTETLSTKAQRDKSAIVFPDSLVGTDSHTTTINCMGVLGWGVGGIEAEAAMLGQPIPILTPEVVGFKFTGALRAGVTATDLALTVTKMLRDKGVVGKLVEFYGAGAANLSLADRCPVANMAPEYGATTGFFAIDEKTIEYLRETGRSEEQCALIEAYCKVQGIWGYETEADYNDTLELDLSLVAPALAGPSRPHQLLHLSDVKNAGSRKPESQTSETCGLKTCDLRQNSVVIASITSCTNTAHPGLLMGAALVAKKAVEKGLTVPAFVKTSFAPGSRAAAAYLEKANLMQPLNELGFQIAAYGCATCIGNSGPLAPEIEEEIRAKNLTVAAVLSGNRNFEGRVHPLTKANFLASPPLVVAYALAGTVDIDLSQDPIGTAKDGCAVYLKDIWPTTDELNTAVAQAADPEFYTGVYKDTAAISPEWAALETATGQVFVWDEHSTYVREPAFFAGCEKPPVPPADISGTRVLALFGDFITTDHISPAGNIANNSPAAEYLRAHGVAERDFNSYGSRRGNHEVMMRGTFANIRIKNRMIDGEGGRTVCYAGDDAGEEMTIYDAAVRYTDAGIPLVVIAGKMYGAGSSRDWAAKGPKLLGVKAVLAESFERIHRSNLVGMGILPCEFINGETAESLGLTGKETISISGIAGGFAPGKILTVTADDKIFQVKARVDTPLEIDYLKNGGVLNYVLRNFIVQ, encoded by the coding sequence GTGAATAAAGAGTTTTTTTTGAAAGAGCTGAGCTCCGGTGTTTTTTATTACAGCCTGCCGGAACTGGAGAAGCAGGGCGGCTACGATTTTTCGCGGCTGCCGTTCGTCATTAAGATCCTGCTGGAATCACTGCTGCGGATGCAGGGTCATCCGGCGTACACGCCGCAGCACATTGATTCGCTGGCGAAGTGGAGCCCGGGTGCCGTTCAGGAAGAACTGCCGTTTATGCCGGCGCGTGTGCTGCTGCAGGATTTTACCGGCGTACCGTGTGTGGTGGATTTAGCGGCACTGCGGTCGGCCATGCAGCGCGCCGGCAAAAATCCGGCGCAAATTGAACCGCAGGTGCCGGTGGATCTGGTAGTCGACCATTCGGTGCAATTGGATGCGGCGGGTTGTGCGGCGGCGCTGGAAATCAATGAAAAACGTGAATTTGAACGTAACGTGGAGCGCTACCGGTTTTTAAAGTGGGGGCAGAACGCGTTTCATACACTCCGCGTGCTGCCGCCCGGATTGGGAATTTGTCATCAGATTAATATGGAATACTTGGCAACATGTGTTGCCAAGGAAGGCACTGAAACACTAAGCACAAAGGCACAAAGAGACAAATCGGCAATTGTGTTCCCTGATTCGCTGGTGGGAACGGACAGCCATACGACGACGATTAATTGTATGGGCGTGCTGGGCTGGGGTGTCGGCGGGATCGAAGCGGAAGCGGCGATGCTGGGGCAGCCGATTCCGATTCTGACACCGGAGGTCGTCGGTTTTAAATTTACCGGCGCACTGCGCGCCGGCGTAACGGCAACGGACCTGGCGTTAACCGTAACGAAGATGCTGCGCGACAAAGGTGTGGTTGGGAAACTGGTTGAATTTTACGGCGCCGGTGCCGCGAATTTGAGTCTGGCGGATCGCTGTCCGGTGGCGAATATGGCGCCGGAATACGGTGCGACAACCGGATTTTTTGCGATCGACGAAAAGACAATCGAGTATCTGCGCGAGACAGGCCGCAGCGAAGAGCAGTGCGCGCTGATTGAAGCCTATTGCAAAGTGCAGGGCATTTGGGGGTACGAAACGGAAGCGGATTATAATGATACGCTCGAGTTGGATCTTTCGCTCGTTGCTCCGGCGCTGGCCGGGCCGAGTCGCCCGCATCAGCTTTTGCATCTTTCAGATGTGAAAAACGCCGGAAGTCGAAAGCCTGAAAGTCAAACGTCGGAGACTTGCGGCCTTAAGACCTGCGACCTTCGACAAAATTCCGTTGTTATTGCCTCCATCACAAGCTGCACGAATACGGCGCACCCGGGTCTGTTGATGGGTGCGGCGCTGGTGGCAAAAAAGGCGGTGGAAAAAGGCTTAACAGTGCCGGCGTTTGTAAAGACGTCGTTCGCACCGGGCTCGCGCGCAGCGGCGGCGTATTTAGAGAAAGCCAATCTGATGCAGCCGCTGAATGAACTCGGTTTTCAGATTGCAGCATACGGCTGTGCGACGTGTATCGGCAACAGCGGTCCGCTCGCACCGGAAATTGAAGAGGAAATCCGTGCGAAAAATTTGACAGTAGCGGCGGTGCTTTCAGGCAACCGTAATTTTGAAGGCCGTGTGCATCCGCTGACAAAAGCGAATTTCCTGGCGTCGCCGCCGCTGGTGGTGGCGTATGCGCTCGCCGGTACGGTGGATATTGATTTGTCGCAAGATCCTATCGGCACCGCAAAAGATGGTTGTGCAGTTTATCTGAAAGATATCTGGCCGACGACAGATGAACTGAATACAGCGGTGGCACAGGCGGCGGATCCCGAATTTTACACCGGCGTTTATAAGGATACAGCGGCAATCAGTCCGGAGTGGGCGGCACTCGAAACGGCGACCGGTCAGGTATTCGTGTGGGATGAACATTCAACCTATGTGCGCGAGCCGGCATTTTTTGCAGGCTGCGAAAAGCCGCCGGTGCCGCCGGCGGATATTTCCGGCACGCGCGTGCTTGCTCTGTTCGGTGACTTTATTACAACGGATCATATTTCTCCGGCGGGTAACATTGCAAACAATTCACCGGCGGCGGAATATCTGCGTGCACACGGTGTGGCGGAGCGCGACTTTAACTCCTACGGTTCGCGTCGCGGGAATCATGAAGTGATGATGCGCGGCACATTTGCGAATATTCGCATTAAAAACCGGATGATCGACGGCGAGGGCGGTCGTACCGTTTGTTACGCCGGGGATGATGCCGGTGAGGAGATGACGATTTATGATGCGGCGGTGAGGTATACTGATGCCGGCATTCCGCTGGTGGTGATTGCCGGCAAGATGTACGGCGCCGGTTCATCACGCGACTGGGCGGCAAAAGGGCCGAAACTGCTCGGTGTAAAAGCGGTACTTGCTGAAAGTTTTGAGCGGATTCACCGCTCGAATCTCGTTGGCATGGGTATTCTGCCTTGTGAATTCATAAATGGTGAAACGGCAGAAAGCCTTGGATTGACCGGAAAAGAGACAATTTCAATCTCCGGCATTGCTGGAGGTTTTGCGCCGGGCAAAATTCTTACTGTAACGGCTGATGATA